One Actinomyces marmotae DNA window includes the following coding sequences:
- a CDS encoding ABC transporter ATP-binding protein encodes MRDGLSIDGLRVVYPGGRGAGPVVAVDGVGLGIPSGRITALLGASGSGKSSLLRAVAGLEPVAAGTIRWDGRDVVATPVHKRGFGLMFQEGQLFPFRDVAGNVGYGLTGMTRAQRARRVAEMLELVGLPGYAARPITTLSGGQAQRVALARALAPRPRLLLLDEPLSALDRALREQLAGDLRAILTEQGTTALYVTHDQDEAMTVADEVGVMEAGRLSRLAAPEALWADPGSVGVAAFLGFSPILVREEAEALGWGSLLDAGRPGARAGGGAGVGLALAPGALSIVGPQEGAPGADGTGGRGCAELPGASGTVLARRVRRGGVEVDVSLDVPGGRAVVAAGVSGGDGAANGVGERVRLGLDASRTAIIEF; translated from the coding sequence ATGAGAGACGGACTGAGCATCGATGGGCTGCGGGTGGTCTACCCCGGGGGCCGGGGCGCCGGGCCGGTGGTGGCCGTCGACGGCGTCGGCCTGGGGATCCCCTCCGGGCGGATCACCGCGCTCCTGGGGGCCTCCGGGTCGGGCAAGTCCTCGTTGCTGCGCGCCGTGGCGGGCCTGGAGCCCGTCGCGGCCGGCACCATCCGCTGGGATGGGCGCGACGTCGTCGCCACCCCGGTGCATAAGCGCGGATTCGGGCTCATGTTCCAGGAGGGCCAACTCTTCCCCTTCCGGGACGTCGCCGGGAACGTCGGCTACGGGTTGACGGGCATGACCCGGGCCCAGCGGGCCCGCCGCGTCGCTGAGATGCTTGAACTCGTTGGCCTGCCCGGCTATGCGGCGCGGCCCATCACCACCCTGTCCGGCGGGCAGGCGCAGCGCGTCGCCCTGGCTCGCGCCCTCGCGCCCCGGCCCCGGCTCCTGCTGCTCGATGAGCCGCTGTCCGCGCTCGACCGCGCTCTGCGCGAGCAGCTCGCCGGTGACCTGCGCGCCATCCTCACCGAGCAGGGAACCACCGCCCTCTACGTCACCCACGACCAGGATGAGGCGATGACCGTCGCGGATGAGGTCGGCGTCATGGAGGCCGGCCGGCTCTCGCGCCTGGCCGCCCCTGAGGCGCTGTGGGCCGATCCGGGCAGCGTGGGCGTCGCGGCCTTCCTCGGCTTCAGCCCGATCCTCGTGCGCGAGGAGGCAGAGGCCCTGGGCTGGGGGAGTCTTCTCGACGCTGGCCGGCCGGGCGCGCGGGCGGGCGGCGGGGCCGGCGTCGGGCTGGCGCTCGCCCCGGGGGCGCTGAGCATCGTCGGCCCGCAGGAGGGCGCCCCGGGAGCCGATGGCACTGGGGGGCGCGGCTGCGCGGAGCTGCCGGGGGCGAGCGGGACGGTGCTCGCCAGGAGGGTGCGCCGGGGCGGGGTTGAGGTGGATGTCTCCCTCGATGTCCCTGGTGGGCGAGCCGTTGTCGCTGCTGGGGTGAGCGGGGGCGACGGGGCGGCGAACGGGGTCGGCGAGAGGGTCCGCCTGGGCCTGGATGCATCCCGCACCGCCATCATCGAGTTCTGA